AATGCAGGAGATCTTACCATGTGAGTGTGCTTGGGTTTCAAGGATGCTGGATCATCACCAGCTTCAAGATCAGACAAAGATCGACGACGTATGGAACGAATTTTGTCCCAGTGATAGCAGCAAGAAAATACACCACTCAAACTGAAAATGACAAGCAAAAGAAGAGCAGTTCCAAGAGGAAATCCTAGAGATGGCCGAGATGATGATTCCATCATTTGGGGTGGGGCATAATATTGAGGACTCTCCATCACTTGTTCTACAGCAACAACAGTAACAACTTGATGAAGTAGTATTCACTCCTCTCCACATCCAATGCACAAGAAAGAATAGAGGAGAGAAAAAGATAGTGCAATAACTATAGGAATAGTAGTGGTCTAAGAGCAAAAGCAGCTTGAAAGTGAAGGTGGATTTGGTTGAAATGTGCCTTGGGGGTAAGAATAAATTTATATAATTGGTAGAGATGTCGGGACGTAAAAGTGTGTACGTGTAAAGGTTCAGTTGCTGTCCGGGCTGAGGTACGGAAGAAAAAGTTGTTTGGGGCCGTACTTGCTTAGGTGCATAGCATGATGCCTCGTATTAGGGCTAGATATaaatatcaaaaattaaaaaatcgaaTCGAATCGAACTTCAACAAATCGAAATCAAAAGAATTAAATCGAATTAGTTGGGTACGGTGTTCGGCGTTTACTTTCAAAAAATCGAAATAACCgaatcgaagtttgataaaatcgaCCCGAAGAATCGAAtcccaccgaaatttaatacattacccaaaaaaatcaaaataatccagacccattaagtttaagtaaaaaaaaaaaaaactcaattgtaacaagccctcttttgtttttgtattcctaatttttcacttcagttgagaaaatcaaatatccttaacaaaggaagGTGATTAGGATGTgactttaggattaatgtatgttctttatgtgttttcttaattattcttgctGTATGTTTATAACActtagtaatcctatatcatggttatagttttctattcttgtgtatcctgtttgtttgattttgatttcaatttatcagttttatgttttattgcttttgagaatatgaattagtgtaaatgaaattgcttctaatatcatatcaaaaaaactgaattgaaaaaatcgaaattgaaccgaaccgaacttaaaaaaaccgaaaccaaaagaatcgaaccgaactagtttagttcggtgtccaccttcaaaaaatcaaaccgaagtttgataaaatcgaaccgaacgcccacccctacctcATATGGCCTACTACTTTTTTGGTGGTGGAGTAGGGGTTCaataaaaaaaactaaaaattaaaaataatgtttttgaTGGAAATCAAACTTAGGATGTTTGAGataattttgaacaccctaaattacttgagctaaccttttacatatgttcagggtgttcaaaagttaatatatatgtatataaatacaaaaaatctatcttatatatacactgtaattttttgccgaggttGTTCGGGTGAACCGCTCTATTGCTCTGCAACTATCTGTTTTTGGCTAATTATTTCATATATATATCCTCTTTCTGAAAGTTTAATTTTTACATACTTAATCCATGAAAAAATTAATCCAGCACATGAGAAAATATGGTGAAACATAATTTACTTAAGTAATTAATAGTGTACGTCTCTGTTTTGAAACTATGTGGTCATGAAATCCAACACTTGGTTTAGGCATTTGATCTTGGGGTACTTGAAGAAAAAAGTTGGTAAGAGTTAGGCATGTAAATTAATTTGGTGATTTAGCACAAATTTAAATACGTTAAAATGGATTGAATTTTAAATAAATGATGATTCAACTCAATGAAAGTTTGCAGCTTCGATAAATATATTTTATGCACAGAACGACGTGAACCTTTTATAGGTCCTATGCCTACTTTTTTGGAACATTTCTAGTCGTTGGAATTATAGTGCACTCAGTGCCCTTCAAAATAGTTTtgctttgtttttgttttaaaaaaaaaaattataactatGTAATTGagttgctatatatatatatatattctaaaacCTTCTACTTACTCCACCCAACTCTCCCTGTCCTCTCCCTTATAAACTTCTTCTCTCTGATCTTTTTTGCTTTTATTTACAAGTTGAAAAGTCGAGCTACTATATATTAAGTTCATTCATATTGATCCAAACTTTTGAATCATGGATATATTTAATTTCTTGCACAATACACCCAGATTAGAATGGACTGAGCGACTCACACTTTTGTGGGTCAAATTTAACACCCTTAATAAGGAAAAGTGTAAGTTGTAATGGCAACGTAGCGACAACAAAATAATCGAGTATAATACTTACTAAAgcaataatgataacaatgatgatatgataatgtcaTAGCACAAAAGAAAATATACCAGGCAATAAAAAAGTAAAACACTATACTACTTAAGTAATTATGATACTACGAGAAGAATTTTCCAAATTGGGTTGAACTGACTTTAAAGTTTGCTGGTGTGAAAATGGGAAAATGCTATTCAGCTGGCAAACACTGGAAAGCAATCTCCATCCTTTCTGCTCTTTTTAGGATCTGTTTCAACTTGCGTAGTGCACTTTCTTAAGATTTGAAAGCTTGATTTCATTTTGACTTCATATTTTGATTTCATATCAACATTTATTTATAAAATctgcacaaaatttcaactttaaatcatgatttcaaatattaaattctccaaaaataggagttgaaattctaaatcgtgatttcaattttttaaaaatttacaaCTTAGactcataaatttatattttgtaaaaaaaaattcataacttggtagatatatttatatCTACCATGCATATTTGATCAAACAACAACAGATATTATGTTGTAATCTTTTGCGATTAAACTCTTAGGTTCTacgtaggggtgtacatggaccgggttggttcagattttttaaacaccaaaccaaaccaattgcgtcgggtttttaaatttatacaccaaaccaaaccaataaaattcgggtttttcaacctcgggttttctcgggttattcggttttctcgggttttcgggtttttttttcggaatagtcttgatacaaaatatataacttttacttcaaatatttctttagtcctagtaaggtacaactatataattaaggtgtttcttaagaaaataacacaaaatgtgagaagagtgatgacattatattaaaatatttaacaaaagctaataaaatcgattaacataaatattgctaattaacaagccataaagaaaatgaccataatctaaaaatattaagtcatgctaaaataagtacgacaaATAAGTATCAATTACATGAcagagaaaaaaaacttaagttatgtattttcactctctaaatcaattatgcaaaactaaagaatagatatccaacatcaTTGTCATTCCTAaaggtaaattgaatttcttttgttagcattagtgttgagttggtttggtt
Above is a genomic segment from Lycium barbarum isolate Lr01 chromosome 12, ASM1917538v2, whole genome shotgun sequence containing:
- the LOC132623780 gene encoding uncharacterized protein At5g65660-like isoform X1 — encoded protein: MESPQYYAPPQMMESSSRPSLGFPLGTALLLLVIFSLSGVFSCCYHWDKIRSIRRRSLSDLEAGDDPASLKPKHTHMIERQNESQSMPAVLMPGDQVPKFIAMPCPCQPPRPEKVVVEEQKPPQPPPPKPVRMIVGLPLY
- the LOC132623780 gene encoding uncharacterized protein At5g65660-like isoform X2, coding for MESPQYYAPPQMMESSSRPSLGFPLGTALLLLVIFSLSGVFSCCYHWDKIRSIRRRSLSDLEAGDDPASLKPKHTHMNESQSMPAVLMPGDQVPKFIAMPCPCQPPRPEKVVVEEQKPPQPPPPKPVRMIVGLPLY